A genomic window from Ascaphus truei isolate aAscTru1 chromosome 1, aAscTru1.hap1, whole genome shotgun sequence includes:
- the LOC142501999 gene encoding uncharacterized protein LOC142501999 — translation MEETPYLRQTSIELQPLEAQIARQQDVENNHAGEVLQAEADFPDSDQRHIYVLPAIPDQRNIYQKAYQTVAKVITKKRLLKTILCLSICFAFLAISASVIFRLQWHFVTQQEGEIIDWKRTAAHGITTPDSGIVKRGLHYDLKPVDIQSVGIPQGVYWKPFPKPIIQKRKTLGISQVVLFDSTVLAKEAGITTPEGRKLVTQHLNAQMQQLQSTSLKYDLPLHDHWKQQSYREQRCHAEFGHCYFIDFQGTRKWPTKELKADHCPRPGVTMDNIRYKQYPIFYLNTGQITQNGFVPNGQTDPRVAFWEGAEEEEYRIPGGVRPYISAVFCTDSIYSGWWNSSITAEDLLHKLQDVMEDAKTGQLKTAALPKEWNTKGDGMLFREPTAWDTCTQPRFATFTNTTYYSHSCKGFKNACGITLEKLINEGICDKDTTVFKYGCKPCSFYYNLTQGYFNWQPKMIDQGFLHFSGLRDFWCVERIVIMKPNYKVYSLFQKCLNDSLHMNVDTVIRAMSDLMNVQIAPDEYDTCTTRNIVNMPYSEAMWGTNATIIPAT, via the coding sequence ATGGAGGAGACACCGTATCTGCGACAGACTTCGATCGAGCTGCAGCCTCTCGAAGCACAGATTGCAAGACAACAGGATGTGGAAAATAATCACGCAGGTGAGGTCCTACAAGCTGAAGCTGACTTCCCTgacagtgaccaaagacatatatatgtgttaccTGCCATACCGGATCAACGCAATATTTACCAGAAGGCCTATCAAACAGTGGCTAAGGTGAtcacaaagaaaagactgttaaagactattttgtgtctctcaatctgttttgcttttctagcaatatcggccagcgttattttcaggttacaatGGCATTTTGTGACTCAGCAAGAAGGAGAGATCATCGACTGGAAACGTACAGCAgcacacggtattaccacaccagactccggcatcgtgaaacgaggactacattacgatttgaaaccggtggacatacagtcggtgggtatacctcaaggtgtgtattggaagccgtttcctaaacctatcatccagaaacgaaagactttggggatttcacaggttgtgctgtttgattctactgtgctagctaaagaagctggtataactacgccagaaggaaggaagctggtgacacaacatctgaatgcacagatgcaacagctgcaatctacaagcctgaaatatgatttaccccttcatgaccattggaagcagcaaagctaccgtgaacaacgttgtcatgctgaatttggacattgttatttcattgactttcaaggaaCACGTAAATGGCCAACGAAGGAGCTGAAAGCTGATCATTGCCCTCGGCCTGGTGTGACCATGGACAATATAAGGTATAAGCAATACCCTATTTTCTATCTGAATACAGGTCAAATTACTCAGAACGGATTCGTTCCCAATGGACAGACTGATCCAAGAGTGGCATTCTGGGAAGGTGCTGAAGAAGAAGAGTACAGAATACCTGGGGGGGTAAGACCTTATATATCTGCTGTTTTTTGTACTGACAGTATTTACTCAGGATGGTGGAACTCATCAATAACCGCTGAGGACCTGTTACACAAACTTCAAGATGTGATGGAAGATGCTAAAACTGGACAGCTAAAGACAGCAGCACTTCCGAAAGAATGGAATACTAAAGGTGATGGTATGTTGTTTCGTGAACCTACAGCATGGGACACTTGCACTCAACCACGCTTTGCTACATTTACCAATACGACATActacagccattcatgtaaaggttTCAAGAATGCGTGTGGTATCACATTGGAGAAATTGATTAATGAAGGAATCTGTGATAAGGACACTACAGTATTCAAGTACGGTTGTAAACCGTGTTCCTTTTATTACAATCTCACGCAAGGCTATTTTAACTGGCAACCGaaaatgattgatcaaggatttttacatttttctgggttacgagatttttggtgtgtggagcgaatagtgattatgaaacctaattacaaagtctactccctgttccagaaatgtctcaatgatagtttgcatatgaatgttgacacggtaatcagggcaatgagcgatttgatgaatgttcaaatagctccagatgagtatgacacgtgcaccacacgtaatattgttaacatgcccTACTCAGAGGCAATGTGGGGTACGAATGCAACGATTATCCCGGCGACATAA